The Trichosurus vulpecula isolate mTriVul1 chromosome 3, mTriVul1.pri, whole genome shotgun sequence genome includes a window with the following:
- the MYL9 gene encoding myosin regulatory light polypeptide 9: MSSKRAKAKTTKKRPQRATSNVFAMFDQSQIQEFKEAFNMIDQNRDGFIDKEDLHDMLASLGKNPTDEYLEGMMSEAPGPINFTMFLTMFGEKLNGTDPEDVIRNAFACFDEEASGVIHEDHLRELLTTMGDRFTDEEVDEMYREAPIDKKGNFNYVEFTRILKHGAKDKDD, translated from the exons ATGTCAAGCAAACGGGCCAAGGCTAAGACCACAAAGAAACGTCCCCAGAGGGCTACGTCCAATGTTTTTGCCATGTTCGACCAGTCTCAGATTCAGGAATTCAAGGAGGCCTTCAACATGATTGACCAGAATCGAGATGGATTCATTGACAAAGAGGACCTCCATGACATGCTGGCCTCCCTCG GGAAGAACCCCACAGATGAATACTTGGAAGGGATGATGAGTGAGGCCCCTGGGCCTATCAATTTTACCATGTTCCTGACCATGTTTGGAGAGAAGCTGAATGGGACGGACCCTGAGGATGTTATCCGAAATGCCTTCGCCTGCTTTGATGAGGAGGCCTCAG GAGTCATCCATGAGGACCACCTTCGGGAGCTGCTCACCACCATGGGTGACCGATTCACAGATGAGGAGGTGGATGAGATGTACCGAGAGGCCCCCATCGACAAGAAGGGCAACTTCAACTACGTGGAGTTCACCCGGATCTTGAAGCACGGGGCCAAAGACAAGGATGACTAA